Proteins encoded in a region of the Rutidosis leptorrhynchoides isolate AG116_Rl617_1_P2 chromosome 9, CSIRO_AGI_Rlap_v1, whole genome shotgun sequence genome:
- the LOC139869076 gene encoding phosphoglucomutase, chloroplastic-like, with the protein MLPDIPDVDLSKYGNFSVEVVDAVSDYLDLSYVRPPESLCSLFCFRCRRLTFDAMRAVLRITANGVILLNGMFMHDSICNGVRLQDFGHGHPDPNIIGNHCRRSLQFADGCYYTDHVS; encoded by the exons ATGTTACCCGATATTCCAGATGTTGATCTTTCTAAATATGGCAATTTTAGTGTGGAAGTAGTTGACGCAGTCTCTGATTATTTGGATCTTTCATATGTACGGCCCCCTGAAAGTTTGTGTAGTTTATTTTGCTTTCGCTGCAGGAG GCTCACATTTGATGCAATGCGTGCGGTTTTACGG ATAACTGCTAATGGTGTTATCCTACTGAATGGGATGTTCATGCATGATTCAATATGTAATGGGGTGCGTCTACAAGATTTTGGGCATGGTCACCCTGACCCTAATATAAT TGGTAACCATTGCAGGAGATCTCTACAGTTTGCAGATGGCTGTTATTATACAGATCATGTAAGTTAA
- the LOC139869075 gene encoding carboxylesterase 1-like has translation MSDNNQSSTGQNPPMLTPNSDGSWTRNVSYPCTLPTPDQDSDTLVLTKDVVINHVNKTSVRIHLPKQTLITTEKLPLIIYYHPGGFVLMSATSTLVHEFCNKLAMQLSAMVVSVDYHLAPEHRLPAAYDDGVEALHWVKSTQDPWLTKFVDFSNCYLMGSSAGASIAYHVGLRVSINDLEPLKVNALILHHLFIGGVDRTESEIRLADAQRVTLSKCDEMWNWSLPVDASLDHEYCNVLVGGGPDDMGRIKDVGWRVMVTGCYGDLLIDRQMEFAKVMEKKGVKIECFYGDGYHIIELNDESKANELINTISRFVSNVSDN, from the coding sequence ATGTCCGACAACAATCAATCATCGACCGGCCAAAACCCACCCATGTTAACACCCAATTCCGACGGTTCATGGACTCGCAACGTATCTTACCCATGCACCCTTCCCACACCAGATCAAGATTCCGACACTCTTGTACTAACAAAAGATGTAGTCATCAACCATGTTAACAAAACTAGTGTTCGAATCCATCTTCCAAAACAAACCCTAATTACAACCGAAAAACTCCCTCTAATCATTTACTATCATCCAGGTGGTTTTGTTCTCATGAGTGCAACTTCAACACTTGTACACGAATTTTGCAACAAGTTAGCAATGCAACTGTCTGCGATGGTGGTGTCTGTGGACTACCACCTTGCACCGGAACATCGACTTCCAGCCGCCTACGATGATGGCGTTGAGGCTTTGCATTGGGTTAAGTCTACACAGGATCCATGGTTGACCAAATTTGTTGACTTTTCGAATTGTTACCTGATGGGTAGTAGTGCTGGTGCAAGCATAGCTTATCATGTTGGTCTACGTGTATCCATAAATGATCTTGAGCCGTTGAAAGTCAACGCGTTGATTTTGCACCACTTGTTTATTGGAGGGGTGGATCGGACCGAGTCAGAGATTCGGTTGGCGGATGCTCAAAGGGTGACTTTATCGAAATGTGACGAGATGTGGAATTGGTCTTTGCCTGTGGATGCAAGTCTTGATCATGAGTATTGTAACGTGCTGGTTGGTGGTGGGCCGGATGATATGGGTCGGATTAAGGATGTGGGTTGGAGGGTCATGGTAACGGGTTGTTATGGGGATTTGTTGATTGATCGTCAAATGGAGTTTGCGAAGGTAATGGAGAAGAAAGGTGTGAAAATCGAGTGTTTTTATGGTGATGGTTATCACATCATAGAGTTGAACGACGAATCGAAAGCCAATGAATTGATTAATACGATTTCAAGGTTCGTTTCAAATGTTTCTGATAATTGA
- the LOC139869074 gene encoding carboxylesterase 1-like, giving the protein MIVENPPVAVLNPDGSCTRFVSFPSTLPTPDQDSDTLVLSKDVTINQINKSGARIYISKETLTNTITPIKKLPLIVYYHAGGFVLMSASATVSHDLCNQLALVLQAVVVSVDYRLAPEHRLPAAYDDGVEALNWIMSTQDPWLTDFVDYSNCYLMGTSAGASISYHTGLHVLSSIQDFDPLNIKGLILHNLFIGGAERTESEIRLANACPYLTLSIAETLWKLSLPVGANCDHEYCNPMVSGGGLDHDVVRFKDAGCRVMMVIHDGDLMIDRQTEFAKKLESKGVETKCFYGEGDHAVEYFDKSKAEILLQQISSFMSLVN; this is encoded by the exons ATGATCGTCGAAAACCCTCCTGTTGCAGTACTAAATCCTGATGGTTCATGCACTCGCTTCGTATCCTTCCCGAGCACCCTTCCCACACCAGATCAAGATTCTGATACACTGGTTTTAAGCAAAGATGTAACCATCAACCAAATTAACAAATCCGGAGCTCGAATCTACATATCGAAGGAAACACTAACCAACACCATAACGCCTATAAAAAAGCTCCCGTTGATCGTTTACTATCATGCAG GCGGTTTCGTTCTCATGAGTGCATCTGCAACTGTTTCACACGATCTCTGCAACCAATTAGCATTAGTATTACAAGCAGTTGTGGTCTCCGTGGACTACCGGCTCGCACCTGAACACCGCCTCCCTGCAGCCTATGACGATGGGGTTGAGGCTTTGAATTGGATCATGTCAACTCAAGATCCATGGTTGACCGATTTCGTTGACTATTCTAATTGTTACCTTATGGGGACAAGTGCTGGTGCAAGTATATCTTACCATACAGGACTACATGTGCTTTCAAGTATTCAAGATTTCGACCCGTTGAACATTAAAGGTTTGATATTACATAATCTGTTCATTGGCGGGGCGGAGCGAACCGAATCCGAGATCCGGTTGGCGAATGCCTGCCCGTACCTGACTTTATCCATAGCCGAAACGTTGTGGAAATTGTCACTACCTGTTGGTGCAAATTGTGACCATGAGTATTGTAACCCGATGGTGAGTGGTGGTGGTCTTGATCATGATGTGGTTCGGTTTAAGGATGCCGGTTGTCGGGTGATGATGGTGATTCATGATGGGGATTTGATGATTGATCGTCAAACGGAGTTTGCGAAAAAGTTGGAGTCTAAGGGTGTAGAGACCAAGTGTTTCTATGGAGAAGGTGATCATGCTGTTGAATATTTTGATAAGTCTAAAGCTGAAATATTGCTTCAACAGATATCAAGTTTCATGTCTTTGGttaattaa